Proteins found in one Oreochromis niloticus isolate F11D_XX linkage group LG22, O_niloticus_UMD_NMBU, whole genome shotgun sequence genomic segment:
- the rnf19a gene encoding E3 ubiquitin-protein ligase RNF19A gives MSSLHQQHHGSTGSERDLHSAASSVSLPTVRKNPKKRRLSLHAIFGRRCRPERDPKRKSRALQAGVGVDGVVSIETAQAETLQDKTATNSPLDVASTSSVPGSSSELLECPLCLLRHARDHFPDIMTCHHRSCADCLRQYLRIEISESRVNISCPECAERFNPHDIRMILGDRALMDKYEEFMLRRWLVAEPDCRWCPAPDCGYAVIAFGCASCPKITCGREGCGTEFCYHCKQLWHPNQTCDTARQQRAQHFRLRSFRSSSLSYSQESGAAGDDIKPCPRCAAYIIKMNDGSCNHMTCAVCGCEFCWLCMKEISDLHYLSPSGCTFWGKKPWSRKKKILWQLGTLVGAPVGIALIAGIAIPAMIIGIPVYVGRKIHNRYEGKDISKHKRNLVIAGGVTLSVIVSPVVAAVTVGIGVPIMLAYVYGVVPISLCRSGGCGVSAGNGKGVRIEFDDENDNIGNGAAATDTTSVAETRLNNASLGDGASVGGLTGLSLSVSGSNMERCGVSSTQRDNMSDNASTTALAGTSITGSLSGSCYNRMEVQADVQKERCSLSGESATVSLGTMSDNASTKAMAGSILNAYMSLERDNSLEVQADVESKQEKVRHGSASSSLDEASCSSSSAGLKGATGGTCSCPSTCRCTQQANHSCPSPPWSKDASTSGVKTSKGKRWKKASSISKGEGKVNETQADVDTQLLEQRSTNSSEFDSPSLSGSLPSVAESHCSHFSSELSCSDPETSRPAPAPCSPPMDTHPHNPINAFSDVTITPMPEVEHDRLEHFQPQSSHSAFTCRLLSSSPPASPKEGSSGTFLYISEESVGDTEPEKDESSKETICSAVQPVNQTRKRCIQTDI, from the exons ATGAGCAGCCTGCACCAGCAgcatcatggcagcacaggctCAGAGCGAGATCTTCACTCTGCTGCCTCCTCTGTTAGCCTCCCCACAGTTAGAAAGAATCCCAAGAAGCGCCGTCTTTCTCTCCATGCAATCTTTGGGCGCCGATGCCGGCCCGAGCGTGACCCCAAACGCAAGTCGAGGGCTCTGCAGGCTGGAGTTGGGGTGGATGGTGTCGTCAGCATCGAAACTGCACAGGCAGAGACTTTGCAAGATAAAACTGCAACCAACTCTCCATTAGATGTAGCATCAACTTCTTCAGTGCCGGGGTCTTCGTCAGAGCTGCTGGAGTGCCCTCTGTGCCTACTGCGCCACGCACGCGATCACTTCCCAGACATCATGACCTGCCATCACCGCTCCTGCGCAGACTGCTTGCGACAGTATCTGCGCATCGAGATCTCGGAGTCGCGAGTTAACATCAGCTGCCCCGAGTGCGCTGAGCGCTTCAACCCCCACGACATCAGGATGATCCTGGGAGACCGAGCCCTCATGGACAAGTACGAGGAGTTCATGCTGAGGAGGTGGCTGGTGGCTGAACCTGACTGCCGCTGGTGCCCAGCCCCTGACTGCGG ttaTGCAGTCATTGCATTCGGCTGTGCCAGCTGCCCAAAGATCACCTGCGGGCGTGAGGGCTGCGGGACAGAGTTCTGCTACCACTGCAAACAGCTGTGGCATCCCAACCAGACGTGCGACACCGCACGGCAGCAAAGGGCCCAACACTTCCGGCTGAGGAGTTTCAGGTCGTCCTCACTTAGCTACAGCCAGGAGAGCGGCGCTGCAG GTGATGACATCAAACCATGCCCTCGCTGTGCAGCCTACATCATCAAGATGAACGACGGAAGCTGCAATCACATGACCTGCGCCGTCTGCGGCTGTGAGTTCTGTTGGCTTTGCATGAAGGAGATCTCTGACCTGCACTATTTAAG TCCATCGGGCTGCACCTTCTGGGGGAAGAAGCCGTGgagcagaaagaagaagatcCTGTGGCAGCTTGGCACATTGGTGGGCGCTCCTGTGGGTATCGCCCTTATTGCTGGCATCGCCATCCCTGCAATGATCATTGGCATCCCCGTCTATGTGGGCAGAAAG ATTCATAATCGCTATGAAGGCAAAGACATCTCCAAACACAAGAGGAACCTGGTGATAGCTGGCGGCGTGACGCTGTCTGTGATCGTGTCTCCTGTGGTTGCCGCGGTCACTGTCG GAATTGGCGTTCCCATCATGCTCGCGTATGTTTACGGTGTTGTCCCGATCTCTCTGTGCCGGAGCGGAGGTTGTGGAGTCTCTGCGGGCAACGGGAAAGGAGTGCGAATTGAGTTTGACGATGAAAATGACAACATAGGCAACGGTGCAGCAGCCACAG ACACAACCTCAGTGGCGGAGACTCGCCTCAACAACGCCAGCCTCGGCGATGGTGCAAGTGTTGGTGGTCTGACGGGCCTGAGCCTCAGTGTGAGCGGAAGCAACATGGAGCGCTGCGGCGTGAGCTCCACCCAGCGAGACAACATGAGCGACAATGCCAGCACCACAGCCCTCGCTGGGACCAGCATCACCGGAAGCCTCTCGGGAAGCTGCTACAACCG GATGGAAGTCCAGGCCGACGTCCAGAAGGAACGTTGTAGCCTTAGCGGGGAGTCTGCCACAGTCAGTCTGGGGACGATGAGCGACAACGCAAGCACAAAAGCCATGGCGGGGTCCATCCTCAACGCCTACATGTCTCTGGAAAG AGACAACAGTCTGGAGGTGCAGGCAGACGTGGAGTCTAAGCAGGAGAAGGTGAGACATGGAAGTGCCAGCAGCAGCCTGGATGAAGCCAGCTGTAGTAGCAGTTCTGCCGGCCTTAAAGGAGCTACCGGTGGCACGTGCTCATGTCCCTCCACCTGCCGCTGCACTCAGCAAGCCAACCACTCCTGCCCCTCCCCGCCGTGGTCAAAGGACGCCTCCACCTCTGGGGTCAAAACGAGCAAGGGCAAGCGTTGGAAAAAAGCCAGCAGCATCAGCAAAGGAGAGGGAAAAGTTAACGAGACACAAGCGGACGTGGACACTCAGCTTCTGGAGCAGCGCAGCACTAATTCCTCCGAGTTCGATTCTCCGTCCCTGAGTGGCAGCCTTCCCTCTGTGGCCGAGTCGCACTGTAGCCACTTCTCATCTGAGCTCAGCTGCTCAGACCCCGAGACCTCGAGACCGGCTCCTGCACCCTGCTCTCCCCCGATGGACACCCATCCTCATAATCCCATCAACGCCTTCAGCGACGTCACCATCACGCCCATGCCGGAGGTAGAGCACGACCGCCTGGAGCACTTCCAGCCTCAGAGCAGCCATTCAGCCTTCACCTGCCGCCTGCTGTCTTCGTCTCCACCTGCTTCGCCAAAAGAGGGAAGCAGCGGGACGTTTCTATACATCAGCGAGGAGAGCGTTGGCGACACAGAGCCAGAGAAGGATGAGAGCTCGAAGGAGACCATCTGCAGCGCTGTGCAGCCTGTAAACCAAACGAGAAAGCGCTGTATACAAACGGACATCTAA